In the Plasmodium yoelii strain 17X genome assembly, chromosome: 3 genome, one interval contains:
- a CDS encoding PIR protein, whose amino-acid sequence MDDDLYENFELLRMYLPDNLGETPSKFFNDFNSANNYCPNKYCGTNLNKITAVFLWLFEKNCSKFQNTNSDENNTNAIFLYIISWLSYKLNQITDHSFTKVNDFYTEYVNNQEYDKIIQDANKCTNIKEIINKNSDLLNINIQEMSKFYEPFKLLCSMYDNATRNVYDNTLSDNAIHFLNKYTDLNDYYNIEDTIYSKILYALLTDYNKLKTKCAKRTTDPIQLPTLPTGRATKKFLRHSSIKISVIPMTFIFFGLLIYLGIVYKASKTQFKNQKNKEENISLIYDLKSSDYFRNSNND is encoded by the exons ATGGATGATGATCta TATGAAAATTTTGAACTTTTGAGGATGTATTTACCTGATAATTTGGGAGAAACACcatcaaaattttttaatgattttaATAGTGCTAACAATTACTGCCCTAATAAATACTGCGGTACTAATCTCAATAAAATTACGGCTGTATTTTTATggttatttgaaaaaaattgttcTAAATTCCAAAATACAAATtctgatgaaaataatactaatgcaatttttctatatattatttcatgGTTAAGTTACAAATTAAATCAAATCACAGACCACAGTTTCACTAAAGTAAACGATTTTTATACTGAATATGTAAATAATCAAGagtatgataaaattatacaaGATGCCAATAAATGTACAAATATTAAGGaaatcataaataaaaacagtGATTTGTTGAATATCAATATTCAAGAaatgtctaaattttatgaaccattcaaattattatgtagTATGTATGATAATGCTACAAGGAATGTATATGACAACACACTATCAGATAATgctattcattttttaaataaatatacagaTCTCAacgattattataatattgaagataccatatatagtaaaatattgTATGCTTTATTaactgattataataaattaaaaactaAATGTGCTAAGAGAACTACTGATCCTATACAGTTACCAACTCTTCCGACAGGAAGAGcaacaaaaaaatttttacGACATTCATCTATAAAAATTTCAGTAATCCCAatgacatttattttttttggatTACTTATATATTTAGGAATTGtgtataag GCTTCAAAAACTCAATTTaagaatcaaaaaaataaagaggaaaatatatcattaatatatgatttgaAGAGTAgtgactatttcaggaatagtaataatgattga
- a CDS encoding PIR protein: MNNSLCENFDILRMYLPDNLGVPAKLEIKRITNYDKYCPNNNCDTDLDKITIGFLWLLEQCYSAFKNKSQDINSVNAFFIYIISWFSYKLKQNFNYTNTPINDFYNQHVKNNDKYKSFTSPAYTIGDLGEFMDERNDLLNINIEDMSKFYDALKLICSMYSDVTMTKHDTLPTNAIMFVKKYQELNNDCNIKGTARSKIFSALSTDYNNLKEKCKDFKSLPEITANISALTSGDTSSSSSIGNKLFTVLSIIGAIAFFLGISYKYSLFGFRKRSQKQYLREKIKNIKKKMNH, encoded by the exons ATGAATAATAGTCTA tgtgaaaattttgatattttgAGGATGTATTTACCTGATAATTTGGGCGTACCTGCAAAACTTGAAATTAAAAGAATTACAAATTACGATAAGTACTGCCCTAATAATAACTGCGATACTGATCTTGATAAAATTACGATTGGATTTTTATGGTTACTTGAACAATGTTATTCTGcattcaaaaataaaagtcaagatataaatagtgttaatgcattttttatatatataatttcatGGTTTAGTTACAAACTAAAgcaaaattttaattatacaaACACCCCAATAAacgatttttataatcaacatgtaaaaaataatgataaatataaaagtttTACAAGTCCTGCTTATACAATTGGAGATCTTGGGGAATTCATGGATGAACGAAATGATTTGctgaatattaatattgaagatatgtctaaattttatgatgcattaaaattaatatgtagTATGTATAGTGATGTTACAATGACTAAACATGACACACTGCCAACTAATGCTATTAtgtttgttaaaaaatatcaagaACTTAACAATGACTGTAATATTAAAGGTACCGCACgtagtaaaatattttctgctttatcaactgattataataatttaaaagaaaaatgtaAAGATTTTAAATCCCTTCCAGAGATAACAGCAAACATTTCTGCACTAACATCTGGAGATACATCATCAAGCTCGTCGATaggaaacaaattatttacagttttatcAATAATTGGTGctatagcattttttttaggaatttcttataag tattcgttatttgggtttcggaaacgatctcaaaaacaatatttaagagaaaaaataaaaaatataaagaagaaaatgaatcattaa
- a CDS encoding PIR protein, with product MDSEICKRFKNVREWLPDQLDIKKEYQIKDKHHLNEYCTSGCDSSLDKISAGCLYLFNEFFRDSSVFEAVAKENFYVVEYILIWLSYMLNLTKTQENNSIEIFYNTYVKNGDKYINNIKYFSGCDGYKDLIDRSDYLLSMDMSIISKLYYAFNTLCDIYNELDTNKSNCAKCLEKVRQFIEKYEEFNIDYNNAENIPYFNVLLTLLNGYDNLKNKCEDFPSIPGIPNEISEHVSEVKSSSSIFSKLIPVVLIFSAISIFLGISYKYSLFGFRKRFKKQQIREKIKNIKKIMNH from the exons ATGGATTCCGAAAta tgtaaaaGGTTCAAGAATGTAAGGGAATGGCTTCCCGATCAATTGGACATCAAGAAAGAGTATCAAATTAAAGATAAACATCATCTCAATGAATATTGTACTAGTGGGTGTGATAGTTCTCTCGATAAAATTagtgctggatgtttatatttatttaatgaattttttCGTGATTCTTCTGTGTTTGAGGCCGTTGCAAAAGAAAACTTCTATGTTGTTGAATACattttgatatggttaagttatatgttaaaccttaCCAAAACTCAAGAAAACAACAGTATAGagattttttataatacatatgtAAAGAATGGtgataagtatattaataatataaaatattttagtgGTTGTGATGgttataaggatcttatagataGAAGTGATTATTTGTTAAGTATGGATATGAgcattatatctaaattatattatgcaTTTAATACATTATGTGACATATATAATGAGCTTGATACAAACAAATCAAATTGCGCGAAATGTTTGGAAAAAGTTCGTCAAtttattgaaaaatatgaagaatTTAACATAGATTATAACAATGCTGAAAATATCCCCTATTTTAATGTATTGCTTACTTTATTAAATggttatgataatttaaaaaataaatgtgaaGATTTCCCGTCCATTCCAGGGATACCAAACGAAATTTCTGAACATGTTTCTGAAGTTaaatcaagttcgtcgatatttagcaaattaattccagttGTGTTGATATTTTCTGcaatatcaatttttttaggaatttcttataag tattcattatttggatttcggaaacgatttaaaaaacaacaaataagagaaaaaataaaaaatataaagaagataatgaatcattaa